The following proteins are co-located in the Streptomyces sp. NBC_01198 genome:
- a CDS encoding molybdopterin-dependent oxidoreductase, whose protein sequence is MDDRTPPVRAPEKPPTLPPGPSEEGRGAPVGRRVVLGMLGLGAVGVGVGGAVQGKLDSLLASVSAEDPTGVTGLLPGGGGFRFYSVSNSIPHRGESDYRLTVGGLVDKPAGYRLADLRALPQTRLVRDVQCVTGWRVPKTAFSGVRLSTLLDAAGVRAGGTAIHFTCFDGVYSESLTLDQARRADILVALTMNDKPVTAAHGGPVRLYAAPMYFYKSAKWLSGITVTKDVETGYWERYGYDVDAWVGKSNGRGDDPTS, encoded by the coding sequence ATGGACGACCGCACGCCACCGGTGAGGGCACCGGAGAAGCCCCCCACCCTCCCGCCCGGGCCTTCGGAGGAGGGACGGGGCGCACCCGTCGGACGGCGGGTGGTGCTCGGCATGCTCGGGCTCGGCGCGGTCGGCGTGGGCGTCGGCGGCGCCGTCCAGGGCAAGCTGGACTCCCTGCTGGCCTCGGTCAGCGCCGAGGACCCCACGGGCGTGACGGGACTGCTGCCCGGCGGCGGCGGATTCCGCTTCTACTCGGTGTCCAACTCCATCCCGCACCGCGGCGAGAGCGACTACCGGCTGACCGTCGGCGGCCTGGTCGACAAGCCGGCCGGCTACCGCCTCGCCGACCTGCGCGCCCTGCCGCAGACCCGGTTGGTGCGCGACGTGCAGTGCGTCACGGGCTGGCGGGTGCCGAAGACCGCCTTCTCGGGGGTCCGGCTGTCCACGCTGCTGGACGCGGCCGGGGTACGGGCCGGCGGCACCGCGATCCACTTCACCTGCTTCGACGGCGTCTACAGCGAGAGCCTGACCCTCGACCAGGCCCGCCGCGCCGACATCCTGGTCGCCCTCACCATGAACGACAAGCCGGTCACCGCCGCGCACGGCGGCCCCGTCCGGCTCTACGCGGCGCCGATGTACTTCTACAAGTCCGCGAAATGGCTGTCCGGCATCACCGTGACCAAGGACGTGGAGACCGGCTACTGGGAGCGCTACGGCTACGACGTGGACGCCTGGGTCGGCAAGTCGAACGGCCGCGGCGATGACCCCACGTCATGA